A genomic stretch from Photobacterium atrarenae includes:
- a CDS encoding replicative DNA helicase: protein MAENSKSYKPKDSKMDAIKMPPHSLEAEQSVLGGLMLDNEKWDTVAEKVVAKDFYSRPHRLIFESAAMLLESGQPLDLITLSEHLERGDQLEEVGGFAYLAELAKNTPSAANISAYAEIVRERALIRDMIGVANEIADAGYDPQGRTSEDLLDMAESKVFAIAEQRTSENEGPQNVDSVLEKTLERIELLYQSPQDGVTGVSTGFTDLNKKTAGLQGSDLIIVAARPSMGKTTFAMNLCENAAMEQEKPVLIFSLEMPSEQIMMRMLASLSRVDQTKIRTGQLDDEDWARISSTMGILMEKKNMYIDDSSGLTPTEVRSRARRVARDHGGLSLIMVDYLQLMRVPGLQDNRTLEIAEISRSLKALAKELNVPVVALSQLNRSLEQRADKRPVNSDLRESGAIEQDADLIMFIYRDEVYHEDSALKGIAEIIIGKQRNGPIGSVRLTFQGQFSRFDNYAGPAFDDE, encoded by the coding sequence ATGGCAGAAAATAGTAAATCGTATAAACCAAAAGATTCGAAGATGGACGCCATCAAGATGCCGCCGCACTCTTTAGAGGCGGAGCAGTCGGTCCTTGGCGGCCTGATGTTGGATAATGAAAAGTGGGATACGGTCGCAGAAAAGGTCGTCGCCAAAGATTTCTATAGTCGGCCGCACCGGCTTATTTTTGAAAGTGCCGCGATGTTGCTCGAAAGCGGCCAGCCACTGGACTTGATCACCCTGTCGGAGCATCTGGAGCGGGGTGATCAGCTGGAAGAGGTGGGTGGATTTGCCTACCTGGCTGAGCTGGCCAAAAATACCCCTTCGGCAGCCAATATCTCGGCGTACGCGGAGATTGTGCGTGAACGGGCGCTGATCCGCGACATGATCGGGGTGGCTAATGAAATTGCCGATGCCGGTTATGATCCGCAGGGGCGAACCAGTGAAGATCTGCTCGATATGGCCGAGAGTAAAGTTTTTGCCATTGCTGAGCAGCGCACGTCGGAGAACGAAGGTCCCCAGAATGTTGATAGTGTGCTGGAGAAAACCCTGGAGCGGATCGAGCTGCTATATCAGTCGCCGCAGGACGGGGTGACCGGAGTCTCAACCGGGTTTACCGATCTCAATAAGAAAACCGCCGGCCTGCAGGGTTCGGACTTGATCATCGTGGCGGCCCGTCCGTCGATGGGTAAAACCACCTTTGCGATGAACTTGTGTGAAAACGCCGCGATGGAGCAGGAAAAGCCGGTCCTGATCTTTTCGTTGGAGATGCCATCTGAACAGATCATGATGCGGATGCTGGCCTCGTTGTCACGGGTCGATCAGACCAAGATCCGGACCGGTCAGCTCGATGACGAGGATTGGGCCCGGATTTCATCGACCATGGGTATTCTGATGGAGAAGAAGAATATGTATATCGATGATAGCTCCGGCCTGACCCCGACCGAAGTCCGCTCCCGAGCTCGCCGCGTAGCGCGGGATCACGGCGGCCTGAGCCTGATCATGGTCGACTACCTGCAGCTGATGCGTGTTCCCGGCCTGCAGGATAACCGGACCCTGGAGATCGCCGAGATTTCACGCTCCTTGAAAGCGCTGGCCAAAGAGTTGAATGTTCCCGTGGTCGCGCTGTCGCAGCTCAACCGCTCGTTGGAGCAGCGGGCCGATAAACGCCCGGTGAACTCGGACTTGCGTGAATCCGGTGCGATCGAGCAGGATGCTGACTTGATCATGTTTATCTACCGCGATGAGGTCTATCACGAAGACAGTGCGCTCAAAGGGATTGCTGAGATTATTATCGGTAAACAGCGGAACGGTCCGATCGGCTCTGTGCGCCTGACGTTCCAGGGCCAGTTCTCCCGGTTTGATAATTACGCCGGCCCGGCCTTTGATGATGAATAA
- a CDS encoding RimK family protein — protein sequence MTKVLIITDNDSDWRQYFPSDRVVTVDAYLQQGAFCDQKATQIINLCRDYGYLSSGYYCSLMAEARGHRVIPRMMTITDLSQPFLLSVPSDQLEKAFADQPLAIGELLEEKIYFGHAAVPGFAKIARRLFEHFMMPVMQVSIRRTETHWQVEQITPFPFQDLTDPEQDRFADALERFSNKVWRAPKPSKNARYDLALLVDPNEKMPPSDSTALHQFKKAAKRLGMRLQTITPDDLSRLGEFDGLFIRATTNIDNFTYRFAKTAEKLGLVVMDDPESIMKCTNKVFLTELLHLHHIPAPKSAVLKRFDPNWLALAETEIGYPMVLKVPDGAFSVGVVKVSDREQLLVQMDSLFARSTLILAQEFLPTDFDWRIGILNRQPLFACKYYMSRGHWQIYQHHQSGRISSGGFETLDLKQVPKAVIDTALKAANQIGSGLYGVDLKEVDGQVRVIEVNDNPSIDHKVEDAFLGDLLYDRVMTEFLRRIQLRGF from the coding sequence ATGACCAAAGTTCTCATCATTACCGACAACGACAGTGACTGGCGGCAGTATTTTCCCTCCGACAGGGTGGTCACGGTCGATGCCTATTTACAGCAGGGCGCGTTCTGCGATCAGAAGGCAACCCAGATCATCAACCTGTGCCGGGACTACGGCTACCTGAGCAGCGGCTACTATTGCTCGCTGATGGCCGAAGCCCGGGGGCACCGGGTGATCCCCCGGATGATGACCATCACCGATCTGTCCCAGCCTTTCCTGCTGTCGGTGCCCTCCGATCAGCTGGAGAAAGCCTTTGCGGATCAGCCGCTGGCTATCGGGGAGTTACTGGAAGAGAAAATTTATTTCGGTCACGCGGCGGTCCCGGGGTTTGCCAAAATTGCCCGCCGGTTGTTCGAGCACTTTATGATGCCGGTGATGCAGGTGAGCATTCGCCGCACAGAAACACACTGGCAGGTCGAGCAGATCACGCCGTTTCCGTTCCAGGACTTAACAGACCCGGAGCAGGATCGGTTTGCCGATGCCCTGGAGCGATTTTCAAACAAGGTGTGGCGCGCGCCCAAGCCGAGCAAGAATGCCCGCTATGATCTGGCGCTGCTGGTCGATCCGAACGAAAAAATGCCGCCCTCTGACAGCACGGCCCTGCACCAGTTCAAGAAAGCAGCCAAGCGGCTGGGCATGCGGCTGCAAACCATCACGCCGGACGATTTATCCCGGCTGGGTGAATTTGACGGCCTGTTTATCCGGGCGACGACCAACATCGATAACTTCACCTACCGGTTTGCCAAAACGGCGGAGAAGCTGGGCCTGGTGGTGATGGACGATCCCGAGTCCATCATGAAGTGCACCAACAAGGTCTTTCTGACCGAACTGTTGCACCTACACCATATCCCGGCCCCCAAAAGCGCGGTATTAAAGCGGTTTGACCCGAACTGGCTGGCCCTGGCCGAAACCGAAATCGGCTACCCCATGGTGCTGAAAGTCCCGGACGGGGCGTTTTCAGTCGGGGTGGTCAAGGTCAGCGATCGTGAGCAGCTGCTGGTCCAGATGGACAGCCTGTTTGCCCGCAGCACCCTGATCCTGGCCCAGGAATTCCTGCCGACCGATTTCGACTGGCGGATCGGGATCCTCAACCGCCAGCCACTGTTTGCCTGCAAATATTACATGAGCCGCGGCCACTGGCAGATCTACCAGCATCACCAAAGCGGACGGATCAGCTCCGGCGGGTTTGAAACCCTGGATCTCAAGCAGGTGCCCAAAGCGGTGATCGACACCGCACTGAAGGCCGCAAACCAGATCGGCAGCGGCCTGTACGGGGTAGACTTGAAGGAAGTGGATGGCCAGGTGAGGGTGATTGAAGTCAATGACAACCCGAGTATCGATCACAAGGTGGAAGATGCGTTTCTCGGCGATCTGCTCTATGACCGGGTCATGACCGAGTTTTTGCGCCGGATCCAGCTGCGCGGGTTCTGA
- the alr gene encoding alanine racemase, translating to MKAATAYIDTQALRHNVSQLRKQAPDSKLLAMVKANGYGHGLQQVATSLPDVDGFGVARIEEALSLRTCGVVQPILLMEGFYAPGDLPVLVTNNIQTVVHTPEQLEALEQANLEAPVKVWLKIDSGMHRLGVRPEEFQTFVERLHACSNVEKPLRYMSHFGCADELDNPVTQAQIQTFMTLTEGCRGERSLANSAGILAWRHSHLDWIRPGIIMFGISPFADESHSAAAFGMKPVMTLASSVIAVRQVKQGEQVGYGGTWTSERDTKIGVVAIGYGDGYPRSAPNGTPVLINGRWVPIAGRVSMDMLTVDLGPDATDKVGDEAILWGRGLPAEVVAEHVGTIAYELVTKLTSRVAMAYS from the coding sequence ATGAAAGCCGCGACCGCCTATATCGACACCCAAGCGCTGCGTCATAACGTCAGCCAGCTGCGCAAGCAGGCACCGGACAGCAAACTGCTGGCGATGGTGAAAGCCAATGGCTATGGCCATGGGCTGCAGCAGGTCGCGACCAGTTTGCCGGATGTCGATGGCTTCGGTGTGGCGCGGATTGAGGAAGCGCTGTCTCTGCGCACCTGCGGGGTGGTGCAGCCGATTTTGCTGATGGAGGGCTTCTATGCCCCGGGTGATCTGCCGGTGCTGGTGACGAACAATATCCAGACCGTGGTCCATACCCCGGAGCAACTTGAAGCGCTGGAGCAGGCGAACCTGGAAGCACCGGTCAAGGTGTGGCTGAAAATCGACAGCGGCATGCACCGGCTCGGGGTACGCCCGGAAGAGTTTCAGACATTTGTCGAGCGGCTGCATGCCTGTTCGAACGTCGAAAAACCGCTGCGCTACATGAGCCATTTCGGTTGCGCGGATGAGCTGGACAATCCGGTGACGCAAGCGCAGATCCAGACCTTTATGACCCTCACCGAAGGCTGTCGCGGCGAACGCTCCCTGGCAAATTCGGCAGGGATCCTGGCCTGGCGCCACAGCCATCTGGACTGGATCCGTCCTGGTATTATCATGTTCGGGATATCACCGTTTGCAGACGAAAGCCATTCGGCAGCTGCCTTCGGGATGAAGCCGGTGATGACTCTGGCATCAAGTGTGATTGCGGTGCGCCAGGTGAAACAAGGTGAGCAGGTCGGCTACGGCGGGACCTGGACCAGCGAGCGGGATACCAAGATCGGGGTGGTTGCGATTGGCTATGGTGATGGTTATCCACGTTCGGCGCCGAATGGTACACCGGTACTCATCAACGGCCGCTGGGTGCCGATTGCCGGTCGGGTGTCGATGGATATGCTGACGGTCGATTTGGGGCCGGATGCCACCGATAAGGTCGGTGACGAAGCGATTTTGTGGGGGCGTGGTCTGCCGGCCGAAGTGGTGGCTGAACATGTCGGGACCATTGCCTATGAGCTGGTGACCAAGCTGACTTCCCGAGTTGCTATGGCTTACAGCTAA